From one Streptomyces sp. CA-210063 genomic stretch:
- a CDS encoding NF041680 family putative transposase, with translation MRGDELFELVDALLCADGPVTSPVDLTLVAEHRRGHGAMYDALNSGNIDVPRLRQVLAGLPMPRAADGRLVLAVDVSNWLRPDAPTSADRLFCHVYGRSGRSSDQFVPGWPYSFVAALESGRTSWCQLLDAVRLGPEDDLAEATATQLRRVVTDLIEMGRWHVGDRDILVVFDAGYDAPRMAHLLRGLPVEVLGRMRSDRVMRRPTPSLKEYALAYPQGGRPPKHGKEFRFAKPETWGDPDAATVRVTDRYGTARAMAWDRIHPRLTTRSAWIDHTGELPIIEGTLIRLQVDRLPGGGDPLPLWLWSSATGLNSGDVDVCWQAFLRRFDIEHLFRMMKQTLGWTRPKLRTPEASEGWTWLIIAAHTQIRLLRDAAADLRRPWEKPAEHGRLAPARVPEGFGTSAHTCAVRPVHPNRPVRVRDGRSARRTGGPPPATTWARPSNDPKHSSLCVTADDKEQAEKLCQIR, from the coding sequence ATGCGTGGGGACGAGCTGTTCGAGCTCGTGGACGCGTTGCTGTGCGCGGATGGCCCGGTGACGTCGCCGGTGGACCTGACGCTGGTGGCTGAGCACCGGCGTGGGCACGGCGCCATGTACGACGCCCTGAACAGCGGGAACATCGACGTGCCCCGGCTGCGGCAGGTGCTGGCCGGCCTGCCCATGCCGCGGGCCGCCGACGGCCGCCTGGTCCTGGCGGTCGATGTCAGCAACTGGCTCCGCCCCGACGCGCCGACCAGCGCGGACCGCCTGTTCTGTCATGTCTACGGCCGCAGCGGACGGTCCTCGGACCAGTTCGTGCCCGGCTGGCCGTACTCGTTCGTCGCCGCCCTCGAATCGGGCCGGACGTCCTGGTGCCAGCTCCTGGACGCCGTCCGTCTCGGCCCCGAGGACGACCTCGCCGAGGCCACCGCTACCCAACTCCGCCGGGTGGTCACGGACCTGATCGAGATGGGCCGGTGGCACGTCGGCGACCGCGACATCCTGGTTGTCTTCGACGCCGGCTACGACGCCCCGCGCATGGCCCACCTCCTGCGCGGGCTGCCGGTCGAGGTCCTTGGACGCATGCGCTCGGACCGGGTGATGCGACGGCCGACGCCCTCGCTCAAGGAGTACGCCCTGGCCTATCCCCAGGGCGGGCGACCGCCCAAGCACGGCAAGGAGTTCCGCTTCGCCAAGCCTGAGACCTGGGGTGATCCGGACGCGGCCACGGTGCGGGTCACCGACCGGTACGGCACCGCCCGCGCGATGGCCTGGGACCGCATCCACCCCCGCCTGACCACCCGCTCCGCATGGATCGACCACACCGGCGAGCTCCCCATCATCGAAGGCACGCTGATCCGCCTCCAGGTCGACCGCCTGCCCGGCGGCGGAGACCCGCTGCCCCTCTGGCTGTGGTCGTCGGCCACTGGCCTGAACAGCGGGGACGTCGATGTGTGCTGGCAGGCGTTCCTGAGGAGATTCGACATCGAACACCTCTTTAGGATGATGAAACAGACTCTCGGGTGGACCCGTCCGAAGCTGCGAACCCCCGAGGCCAGCGAGGGCTGGACCTGGCTGATCATCGCCGCGCACACCCAGATCCGTCTTCTGCGCGACGCCGCCGCCGACTTGCGGCGGCCGTGGGAGAAGCCCGCCGAGCATGGCCGGCTCGCTCCGGCCCGGGTCCCCGAGGGTTTCGGAACCTCCGCCCACACCTGCGCTGTCCGGCCCGTGCACCCAAACCGTCCCGTCCGGGTCCGGGACGGCCGCTCGGCTCGAAGAACCGGCGGCCCGCCACCCGCTACGACGTGGGCAAGACCGTCAAACGACCCGAAACACTCGTCGCTCTGCGTGACAGCCGACGATAAGGAACAAGCTGAGAAGCTGTGTCAGATCCGGTGA